A stretch of the Duncaniella dubosii genome encodes the following:
- the tilS gene encoding tRNA lysidine(34) synthetase TilS: protein MADKFCDKVRKFIADNYLVSSHGDKIIVGLSGGADSVALLSVMLELGYECVAAHCNFHLRGDESMRDENFCRELCHGLSVELLTVDFDVNARCKQTGESVEMACRGLRYDWWNGLLNKGIGNLIAVGHHREDNVETFFLNLLRGSGLVGLKGMQPRSFNIIRPLLDTTKSDIVDYLDSRGLGYVTDSTNSSNEFKRNRLRNIVIPGFEKEFPGAMDAIATSISYLYDNYKLYSDYRSELRRKYVGSDGIVHLSEIVTSEKNARMVLFEILSNAGVNMTQVDNILSSFNGHGACNVSGKLFHTPNVSYLLNRGQLIPVDSSEDEFCEPVDILNAPFQLERLTSEAFDRLKTNKSLRRDAIYLDSRVLDGNPVFELRSWRKGDRFTPFGMNGSKLVSDLLSDKKMSLADKRKVRILTRNGDILWVVELRAANLYSVGKNTAEILCLTYNPVISDKQN from the coding sequence ATGGCGGATAAATTCTGTGATAAAGTCAGAAAATTCATAGCTGACAATTATCTCGTCAGTTCACACGGCGACAAAATAATTGTCGGACTTAGTGGCGGTGCCGATTCAGTGGCACTGCTTTCTGTCATGCTTGAACTTGGATATGAGTGTGTGGCCGCGCACTGTAATTTTCATCTTCGTGGCGATGAAAGCATGCGTGATGAAAATTTCTGCCGAGAACTCTGTCATGGATTATCGGTCGAATTGCTCACGGTGGATTTCGACGTGAATGCACGATGCAAACAGACTGGTGAGTCGGTCGAAATGGCGTGCCGCGGATTGCGCTACGACTGGTGGAACGGTCTTCTCAATAAAGGTATCGGCAATCTTATTGCTGTGGGTCATCACAGAGAAGACAATGTTGAAACTTTCTTTCTCAATCTTCTGCGTGGGAGCGGTCTTGTCGGGTTAAAAGGCATGCAGCCCCGTTCGTTCAATATAATCAGGCCACTCCTTGACACGACCAAAAGTGATATTGTCGACTATCTTGATTCGCGTGGCCTCGGTTATGTCACCGATTCGACCAACTCATCCAATGAGTTCAAGCGTAACCGGCTGCGCAATATTGTGATTCCCGGATTCGAAAAGGAATTTCCCGGAGCTATGGATGCTATTGCGACCAGTATATCGTATCTCTACGATAATTATAAACTGTATTCTGACTATCGGTCTGAATTGCGGCGAAAATATGTCGGTTCTGATGGAATAGTGCATCTAAGCGAAATCGTCACGTCGGAAAAGAATGCGAGAATGGTGCTTTTCGAGATTCTATCCAATGCCGGAGTAAATATGACGCAGGTCGATAATATTCTTTCATCGTTCAACGGTCACGGAGCATGCAATGTATCAGGAAAGTTGTTTCATACACCGAATGTCAGCTACCTGCTAAACCGTGGACAGCTTATCCCTGTCGACAGCTCCGAAGATGAATTTTGCGAACCTGTCGATATTTTAAATGCTCCATTCCAATTGGAACGGTTGACATCTGAAGCTTTCGACAGGCTAAAGACAAACAAGTCTCTGCGTCGGGATGCGATTTATCTTGATAGCCGGGTGCTTGACGGAAATCCTGTATTCGAACTCAGATCGTGGCGGAAGGGTGACAGGTTTACGCCTTTTGGCATGAATGGGAGCAAACTGGTCAGCGACTTGCTGTCGGACAAAAAAATGTCATTGGCTGACAAACGGAAAGTCCGAATCCTTACACGCAATGGAGACATATTATGGGTCGTCGAACTTCGTGCGGCAAACCTGTATAGTGTCGGTAAAAATACTGCGGAAATCCTTTGCCTGACATATAATCCTGTCATCTCTGATAAACAAAACTGA
- a CDS encoding OmpA family protein encodes METKKDYQNRLPEHPEPLELGAYEEKATPIPPVEEPQMAHTAIDRHNRRGGGFLGWAWLTVLAIGVLVGSIYWFSDHDKDTDSLYASQNLQGASVYGKADASDIQQGQPMAVKTSLSTTDVTKTDASAVPHDVVYLFPLDGSEIPDDATLNDLAKKVAASGAYVSVVAYTDESGNAEYNQRLSERRAKRVGEYLIAHGVPRDHVRTKGMGQTHAYPSAVQDRRAEIHVNV; translated from the coding sequence ATGGAAACAAAAAAAGATTATCAGAATAGGTTGCCGGAGCATCCGGAACCTTTGGAATTGGGCGCTTACGAGGAAAAAGCGACCCCGATTCCTCCGGTGGAAGAGCCTCAGATGGCTCATACCGCTATTGACAGACACAACCGCCGTGGAGGGGGCTTTTTGGGATGGGCTTGGCTCACAGTCCTCGCCATAGGCGTTCTGGTCGGATCTATCTATTGGTTCTCGGACCATGATAAAGATACAGACAGCCTATATGCGTCGCAAAATCTTCAGGGAGCTTCCGTTTATGGTAAAGCCGATGCCTCAGACATTCAGCAGGGACAGCCTATGGCTGTAAAAACATCGCTTTCAACCACTGATGTGACAAAAACCGATGCTTCGGCAGTGCCTCACGATGTGGTCTATCTCTTCCCGCTTGACGGTTCGGAGATTCCAGACGATGCAACCCTCAATGATCTTGCCAAAAAGGTAGCTGCAAGCGGAGCATATGTTTCTGTTGTAGCCTATACTGACGAGAGCGGAAATGCTGAATACAATCAACGTCTGAGCGAACGACGGGCAAAACGTGTCGGTGAATATCTTATAGCCCACGGAGTTCCCCGTGATCATGTGAGAACAAAGGGTATGGGACAGACTCATGCTTATCCGTCAGCAGTACAGGACCGCAGGGCTGAGATTCATGTCAACGTCTGA
- a CDS encoding aldo/keto reductase, with the protein MEYRRCGSSGILLPEISLGLWHNFGDVDSFDESRRMILFAFENGICHFDLANNYGPPPGAAEINFGKILKHDLSAHRDEMFIASKAGHRMWPGVYGDGSSRKNLIASCDASLWRTGLEYFDVFYSHRYDGVTPVEETMQALIDIVRSGKALYAGISKYPPEEQKMAYKILREAKVPCLVSQYRASMFDTKSINLNFGIADENGSGIVCFSPLAQGLLTDKYLEGIPAGSRVARESGFLQMSQVSPERVEAARRLNEIAGRRGESLAGMAINWLLADRRVTSVIVGASSVEQLKANIGSLNQKGFTSEELDCISRIASQPGVQF; encoded by the coding sequence ATGGAATATAGACGATGTGGCAGCAGCGGGATTCTGCTTCCTGAAATCTCACTCGGATTATGGCATAATTTCGGAGATGTCGATAGTTTTGACGAATCGCGGAGGATGATTCTGTTTGCTTTTGAAAATGGAATCTGCCATTTTGACCTTGCAAATAATTACGGACCTCCGCCCGGAGCAGCCGAAATAAATTTTGGAAAGATTCTCAAACATGACCTGTCGGCTCACCGCGATGAAATGTTTATTGCGTCAAAAGCCGGGCATCGGATGTGGCCCGGTGTATATGGTGACGGATCTTCACGTAAGAATCTGATTGCTTCGTGCGACGCAAGTCTGTGGAGAACCGGGCTTGAATACTTCGATGTGTTCTATAGCCACCGTTACGATGGAGTTACTCCTGTCGAGGAAACGATGCAGGCTTTGATTGACATTGTGAGAAGCGGAAAGGCTCTATATGCAGGAATTTCGAAATATCCGCCGGAAGAACAGAAGATGGCATATAAAATACTTCGCGAGGCCAAAGTTCCTTGTCTTGTCAGCCAATATCGCGCATCGATGTTTGACACGAAATCCATTAACCTGAATTTCGGCATAGCCGATGAAAACGGAAGTGGAATCGTCTGCTTTTCTCCATTGGCTCAAGGGCTTCTTACCGATAAATATCTTGAAGGTATTCCGGCTGGAAGCCGTGTCGCACGCGAGTCCGGGTTTCTTCAGATGTCACAGGTCAGCCCTGAGAGGGTCGAAGCCGCGCGCCGTCTCAACGAAATCGCCGGCCGTAGAGGTGAATCTCTTGCCGGAATGGCCATAAACTGGCTGCTGGCCGACAGGCGTGTCACTTCTGTGATAGTCGGCGCTTCATCGGTTGAACAGCTTAAAGCCAACATTGGGTCATTGAATCAAAAAGGTTTCACGTCAGAAGAACTGGATTGCATCAGCCGAATTGCATCGCAGCCCGGAGTGCAATTCTGA
- a CDS encoding PepSY-like domain-containing protein produces MKPKALISGIASLAILFGAADAVAQILVGNGGNPGIAISGSANYAQLPKKAQAFIEKHFKDAGVMKCEKYFAKGKYEVELRNGVDLEFNTKGDLIEVDAPDNTVLPIAVVKDVMPRKAYGRLEKDGLAGMVETIELNRGKVYEVDLNIAGPDTYVFDVDGVFLAIED; encoded by the coding sequence ATGAAACCTAAGGCATTAATCTCGGGAATAGCTTCATTGGCTATCCTGTTTGGGGCTGCCGACGCAGTGGCCCAGATTCTGGTTGGTAATGGCGGTAATCCCGGTATTGCAATTTCGGGTTCTGCAAACTATGCTCAACTGCCAAAAAAGGCTCAGGCATTCATTGAAAAGCATTTCAAGGATGCCGGTGTGATGAAATGTGAAAAATATTTCGCCAAAGGCAAATATGAGGTTGAATTGCGCAATGGCGTCGATCTTGAATTCAACACAAAGGGTGATTTGATCGAAGTCGATGCTCCTGACAACACTGTCCTCCCGATTGCAGTAGTCAAGGATGTGATGCCACGAAAGGCATACGGGCGACTTGAAAAAGATGGTTTGGCCGGCATGGTTGAAACAATCGAGTTAAACCGTGGCAAGGTTTACGAAGTTGATCTTAATATTGCCGGACCTGACACGTATGTCTTTGATGTAGATGGTGTATTTCTTGCTATCGAAGATTAG
- a CDS encoding endonuclease MutS2, with translation MIYPERIEEKIGFSGVRTEISARCHCEGSRTRCEEMAFLADFNAIRTALTAVNEMLSANHSDETVPLEGVSDIDRNLAVIKIPGTFLEIKDLVRVRRMLDCFGAVATFLHRHKTDGRTPYPVLTDIAEELSYIPPSLGMLIDHAIDTTSGLVKDNASPTLAEIRSRLRGMSGRVNSILRRVLSSAISQGWLEPDTTPAVRDGRLVIPVPPMNKRKIQGIVHDESASGKTLFIEPAEVVEANNLTRELQLEEHREIIRILTSIADQLRPHIQEMQTGASIIYHLDFINAKAHYADAVGGTMPNLHDSAEMEWYHACHPVLKLSLERHNREIVPIDIRLDKNERILVISGPNAGGKSVCLKTVGTLQYMLQCGILPPVYDNSHFGVFKDMFVDIGDDQSFEDDLSTYSSHLRSMKFMLQRGRKGSLFLIDEMGSGTEPQIGGALARAILEQMNAKEMWGIVTTHYQILKQFAEDTPGLINGSMLYDRHLMQPMFKLSIGNPGSSFAVEIARKIGLPSEIISAAEDIVGKEYVNLDNYLLDITRDKRYWENKRTAIRQKEKKLEQMLAQYSEDAEQLRSKRRDIIEEARAEARKILDSSNAAIERTIADIKQANAERERTLEARRKLKEERLALEKDARNHRDNNAILSKAPKKKKGNSEPKPSGQTIAKSEIVIGTNVKLDGAGTVGTVLEISGKNAIVAFGNLKTNVKLDRLTATNAQPKSNAKSTVSMQTIDSGYERQLNFKQEIDLRGMRADEAIQAVTYFIDDAIRFSIARVRILHGTGTGALRQAVRALLSTTPGIESFHDEDVRFGGAGITVVNLK, from the coding sequence ATGATTTACCCCGAACGAATTGAAGAGAAAATAGGATTTAGCGGAGTCAGAACCGAAATATCCGCTCGTTGCCACTGTGAAGGATCACGTACACGCTGCGAAGAAATGGCTTTTCTCGCCGACTTTAATGCCATACGCACGGCACTCACTGCTGTCAACGAGATGCTTTCCGCTAACCATAGCGACGAGACTGTCCCGCTCGAAGGAGTGAGTGACATCGACCGAAACCTTGCTGTCATAAAAATTCCCGGAACATTCCTTGAAATAAAGGATCTCGTGAGAGTGCGCCGTATGCTTGACTGTTTCGGTGCTGTAGCTACATTTCTCCACCGCCACAAGACAGATGGCCGTACCCCCTACCCTGTATTGACAGATATTGCCGAGGAACTGTCATATATTCCACCATCACTCGGGATGCTTATCGACCATGCCATCGACACTACTTCAGGGCTTGTCAAGGATAATGCCTCACCGACACTGGCTGAAATCCGTTCACGGCTGCGCGGAATGTCTGGCCGTGTCAATTCGATACTCCGTCGAGTGCTAAGTTCGGCAATCTCACAGGGCTGGCTCGAACCTGACACGACTCCGGCCGTACGTGACGGACGACTTGTGATACCGGTTCCTCCGATGAACAAACGTAAGATACAAGGTATCGTCCACGATGAATCCGCTTCCGGCAAGACTCTTTTTATCGAGCCGGCCGAAGTTGTGGAGGCCAACAACCTTACCCGAGAGCTTCAGCTCGAAGAACACAGGGAGATTATACGCATACTTACTTCCATCGCCGACCAGCTTCGTCCGCACATTCAGGAAATGCAGACGGGAGCATCCATAATATACCATCTCGACTTCATCAACGCCAAGGCACACTATGCGGATGCAGTCGGAGGCACTATGCCCAATCTCCACGACAGCGCGGAGATGGAATGGTACCATGCCTGTCATCCGGTACTGAAATTGTCACTCGAACGACATAACCGTGAAATTGTCCCGATTGACATCCGGCTTGACAAAAATGAACGCATACTTGTCATTTCAGGTCCTAACGCCGGAGGTAAATCGGTTTGTCTTAAAACTGTCGGCACTCTGCAATACATGCTCCAGTGTGGCATACTTCCGCCAGTCTACGACAACTCACACTTCGGAGTGTTCAAGGACATGTTTGTCGACATCGGCGACGACCAGTCGTTTGAGGATGACCTGTCGACCTACAGCAGTCACCTGCGCAGCATGAAATTCATGCTCCAGCGCGGACGCAAAGGGTCTTTATTCCTTATTGACGAAATGGGATCAGGAACAGAACCGCAAATCGGTGGAGCACTCGCCCGCGCGATTCTCGAACAAATGAATGCAAAAGAGATGTGGGGTATAGTCACCACCCACTACCAGATACTCAAACAATTTGCCGAGGATACACCCGGACTTATTAATGGCTCTATGCTCTACGACAGGCATCTTATGCAACCGATGTTCAAGCTGTCGATAGGCAATCCCGGTTCGTCGTTTGCGGTCGAAATCGCACGCAAAATCGGTCTCCCGTCAGAAATCATTTCTGCCGCGGAAGATATAGTCGGGAAAGAATATGTGAACCTCGACAACTATCTTCTTGACATCACACGCGACAAACGCTATTGGGAAAATAAGCGCACGGCCATCCGCCAGAAGGAAAAGAAGCTCGAACAGATGCTTGCACAGTATTCCGAAGATGCCGAACAGCTCCGCAGCAAACGCCGCGACATCATCGAGGAGGCCCGCGCCGAAGCCCGGAAGATTCTCGACTCGTCAAACGCGGCAATCGAGCGCACCATAGCCGACATCAAGCAGGCAAATGCCGAGCGAGAACGCACTCTCGAAGCACGACGTAAGCTTAAAGAAGAACGTCTTGCCCTTGAGAAAGATGCCAGAAACCATCGTGACAACAACGCCATTCTCTCAAAAGCGCCAAAGAAGAAAAAAGGCAACAGTGAGCCAAAGCCTTCCGGGCAGACTATAGCTAAATCGGAAATCGTAATCGGTACAAACGTAAAGCTCGACGGAGCAGGAACGGTAGGAACAGTCCTTGAGATTTCCGGCAAGAATGCCATCGTGGCTTTTGGCAATCTCAAAACCAATGTCAAGCTTGACCGCCTTACAGCTACAAACGCTCAGCCTAAATCCAACGCGAAATCAACCGTCTCGATGCAGACAATCGATTCGGGTTATGAACGTCAGCTAAACTTCAAACAGGAAATTGACCTGCGAGGCATGCGTGCCGACGAAGCGATTCAAGCAGTTACCTATTTCATTGACGATGCTATTCGTTTCAGCATAGCCCGTGTGCGGATTCTACACGGAACAGGGACAGGCGCATTACGTCAGGCCGTCCGCGCACTGCTCTCCACCACCCCCGGTATCGAGTCGTTCCATGACGAAGATGTGCGTTTCGGCGGTGCAGGCATTACGGTCGTAAATCTGAAATAA